The Pseudomonas parafulva genome window below encodes:
- a CDS encoding polynucleotide adenylyltransferase PcnB — translation MLKKLFQSFRPPLRGQHRRTTPEVINQSQHSLQRSQFSRHAVSIVERLQSAGYQAYLVGGCVRDLLLGIAPKDFDVATSATPEQVRAEFRNARIIGRRFKLVHIHFGREIIEVATFRAHHSEEDQGDTHRSSHNSSGRILRDNVYGTLEDDAQRRDFTINALYYDPVSERILDYANGVHDIRNRLLRLIGDPTHRYQEDPVRMLRAVRFAAKLDFGIEKHTVQPIRDLAKLLREIPPARLFEEVLKLFLSGHGAIAFEMLVDLQLFEPLFPASAQALDERPSYTHTLISQALSNTDLRVKQGKPVTPAFLFAALLWPALPARSLFLQSQGVPPIPAMNEAAHDLIAEQCQRIAIPKRFTLPIREIWDMQERLPRRSGKRADMLLDNPRFRAGYDFLLLRESAGEETDDLGQWWTDYQDAHDSERRDMIRELGSRDDGASTTRKRKRSGSKRKSGGEGSFD, via the coding sequence ATGCTGAAGAAGCTGTTCCAGTCGTTCCGTCCTCCCCTCCGTGGTCAGCACAGGCGCACCACGCCTGAGGTGATCAATCAGAGCCAGCACTCGCTCCAGCGCAGCCAGTTCAGCCGCCACGCCGTGAGCATCGTCGAGCGCCTGCAGAGCGCTGGGTACCAGGCCTATCTGGTCGGCGGCTGCGTGCGTGACCTGCTGCTGGGCATCGCCCCCAAAGACTTCGATGTCGCCACCAGCGCCACACCCGAGCAGGTCCGCGCCGAGTTTCGCAATGCGCGGATCATCGGTCGCCGGTTCAAGCTGGTGCATATCCATTTCGGCCGCGAAATCATCGAGGTTGCCACCTTCCGTGCCCACCACAGCGAGGAAGACCAAGGCGACACCCACCGTTCGTCGCACAACTCCAGCGGACGCATTCTGCGCGACAACGTCTACGGCACGCTCGAAGACGATGCCCAGCGCCGCGACTTCACCATCAACGCGCTGTACTACGATCCGGTCAGCGAGCGCATCCTGGACTACGCCAATGGCGTGCACGACATCCGTAACCGTTTGCTGCGTCTGATCGGCGATCCCACCCATCGCTATCAGGAAGATCCCGTCCGTATGCTGCGGGCGGTGCGTTTCGCCGCCAAGCTGGATTTCGGCATCGAAAAACATACCGTTCAGCCCATCCGCGACCTGGCCAAGCTGTTGCGCGAGATCCCGCCAGCACGCCTTTTCGAGGAAGTATTGAAGCTGTTCCTGTCCGGCCACGGGGCGATTGCCTTCGAGATGCTGGTCGATTTGCAGTTGTTCGAGCCGCTGTTCCCAGCCAGCGCCCAAGCGCTGGACGAACGCCCAAGCTACACCCACACCTTGATCAGCCAGGCGTTGAGTAACACCGACCTGCGCGTCAAGCAAGGCAAGCCGGTCACCCCAGCCTTCCTGTTCGCTGCTCTGCTCTGGCCTGCCCTCCCGGCGCGCTCGCTGTTCCTGCAGAGTCAGGGAGTGCCGCCGATCCCGGCGATGAACGAAGCCGCCCACGACCTGATCGCCGAGCAGTGCCAGCGCATCGCGATTCCCAAGCGCTTCACCCTGCCGATCCGCGAGATCTGGGACATGCAGGAGCGCCTGCCACGGCGCAGTGGTAAACGCGCCGACATGCTGCTGGACAACCCACGATTCCGGGCCGGTTACGATTTCCTGCTACTGCGCGAAAGCGCCGGCGAGGAAACCGACGACCTTGGCCAGTGGTGGACCGACTACCAGGATGCCCACGACAGCGAACGCCGCGACATGATTCGCGAACTGGGCAGCCGCGATGACGGCGCCTCGACCACGCGCAAGCGCAAGCGCAGTGGCAGCAAGCGCAAGTCCGGCGGCGAAGGCAGCTTCGACTGA
- the panC gene encoding pantoate--beta-alanine ligase: protein MNTVKTVRELRAAVARARGEGKRIAFVPTMGNLHSGHAALVVKAAQRADFVVASIFVNPLQFGAGEDLDKYPRTLVADQATLLQAGCNLLFAPAVEEMYPDGMGVQTRVSVPHLSEGLCGASRPGHFEGVATVVSKLFNMVQPDLAVFGEKDYQQLAVIRAMVRDLNMPIQIIGEPTVRAEDGLALSSRNGYLSPDQRATAPVLYQVLRALAEGLGRGRRDFSTLLAEGQAHLINAGLRPDYLEIRHALTLKPAVIDDRDLVILAAAYLGTTRLIDNLYLHLEEPAA, encoded by the coding sequence ATGAATACTGTCAAGACCGTCCGTGAATTACGCGCTGCGGTAGCGCGCGCGCGCGGCGAAGGCAAGCGTATCGCCTTCGTCCCGACCATGGGCAACCTGCACAGCGGCCATGCCGCTCTGGTCGTCAAGGCGGCCCAGCGCGCCGACTTCGTGGTTGCCAGCATCTTTGTCAACCCGCTGCAGTTCGGCGCCGGCGAGGATCTGGACAAGTACCCGCGCACCCTGGTCGCCGATCAGGCAACGCTGCTGCAGGCAGGCTGCAACCTGCTGTTCGCGCCAGCGGTCGAGGAGATGTATCCCGATGGCATGGGCGTGCAGACCCGAGTCAGCGTGCCGCATCTGTCAGAGGGACTGTGCGGCGCCAGCCGCCCGGGCCACTTCGAAGGTGTAGCGACCGTGGTGAGCAAGCTGTTCAACATGGTTCAGCCGGATCTAGCCGTGTTCGGTGAGAAGGACTACCAGCAACTGGCAGTCATTCGCGCCATGGTGCGCGACCTGAACATGCCGATCCAGATCATCGGCGAGCCGACCGTGCGTGCCGAGGACGGCTTGGCGCTGTCCTCGCGCAACGGCTACTTGAGTCCGGACCAGCGCGCTACGGCGCCGGTGCTGTATCAGGTCCTGCGGGCGCTGGCCGAAGGACTGGGTCGCGGTCGGCGAGATTTCTCGACGCTGCTCGCCGAAGGTCAGGCGCACCTGATCAATGCGGGACTGCGCCCGGACTATCTGGAAATCCGCCATGCGCTGACGCTCAAGCCAGCCGTGATCGACGACCGAGACCTGGTCATTCTCGCGGCGGCTTATCTAGGCACTACGCGGTTGATCGACAACCTCTACCTGCACCTTGAAGAGCCTGCTGCATAA
- the folK gene encoding 2-amino-4-hydroxy-6-hydroxymethyldihydropteridine diphosphokinase, with amino-acid sequence MTVRAYIGLGSNLDAPDEQLRSALQAVDRIPATRLVAASGLYGSESLLPGQPRYTNAVAALDTRLAPLALLDALQGIENDQGRVRKERWGPRTLDLDILLFGDDVIDIPRLKVPHYHMHARPFVLYPLAELVPADFTLADGRRLAQLLQACPFVGLERL; translated from the coding sequence ATGACCGTTCGCGCCTACATCGGCCTGGGCAGCAACCTGGACGCCCCCGACGAGCAATTGCGCAGTGCGCTCCAGGCTGTGGACCGCATCCCCGCGACACGCCTGGTCGCCGCCTCGGGCCTGTATGGCAGTGAATCCTTGCTGCCCGGCCAGCCCCGCTACACCAATGCCGTCGCGGCACTCGACACCCGCCTGGCGCCGCTAGCGCTGCTCGACGCTTTGCAAGGTATAGAGAACGACCAAGGCCGAGTGCGCAAGGAGCGCTGGGGACCGCGCACGCTCGACCTGGACATACTCCTGTTCGGCGACGACGTCATCGATATCCCCCGGCTAAAAGTGCCTCATTACCATATGCACGCCCGCCCGTTCGTGCTCTACCCGCTGGCCGAACTGGTACCCGCCGACTTCACCCTGGCCGACGGTCGTCGCCTCGCGCAACTGCTTCAGGCCTGCCCCTTCGTGGGGCTGGAGCGCCTGTAA
- the panB gene encoding 3-methyl-2-oxobutanoate hydroxymethyltransferase: MPEVTLTTLHGLKAKGEKITMLTCYDATFAKAASQAGVEVLLVGDSLGMVLQGHDSTLPVTTAEMAYHTACVKRGNQGALILADLPFMAHATLEQSFSNCATLMRAGAHMIKVEGAAWLGDTIRLLADRGVPVCAHMGLTPQTVNVLGGYKVQGREEAQAQQMRADALALQQAGAAMLLLECVPSALATDIAQAVSIPVIGIGAGSGTDGQVLVLHDMLGLSLSGRVPKFVKNFMAGQPSIDSALAAYVKAVKDISFPAPEHGFSA; this comes from the coding sequence ATGCCTGAAGTCACCCTCACCACCCTGCATGGCCTGAAGGCCAAGGGTGAGAAAATCACCATGCTGACCTGTTACGACGCCACTTTCGCCAAGGCCGCAAGCCAGGCCGGCGTCGAAGTACTGCTGGTCGGCGACTCGCTGGGCATGGTCCTGCAAGGCCATGACAGCACACTGCCAGTCACCACCGCCGAGATGGCCTACCACACCGCCTGTGTCAAACGCGGCAACCAGGGTGCGCTGATCCTCGCTGATCTGCCGTTCATGGCCCACGCCACCCTCGAACAATCGTTCAGCAACTGCGCCACGCTGATGCGTGCGGGGGCGCACATGATCAAGGTCGAGGGCGCCGCCTGGCTGGGCGACACTATCCGCCTGCTGGCCGACCGTGGCGTTCCGGTCTGTGCGCACATGGGCCTGACACCGCAGACAGTCAATGTACTGGGCGGCTACAAGGTCCAAGGCCGCGAAGAGGCCCAGGCGCAGCAGATGCGCGCCGATGCCCTCGCCCTGCAACAGGCAGGCGCGGCCATGCTATTGCTCGAATGCGTACCCAGCGCGCTGGCTACGGACATCGCCCAGGCTGTGAGCATTCCAGTGATCGGCATCGGTGCCGGCAGCGGGACCGATGGCCAGGTGCTGGTCCTGCACGACATGCTCGGCCTGTCCCTCAGCGGTCGCGTGCCGAAGTTCGTGAAGAACTTCATGGCGGGTCAGCCCAGCATCGACAGCGCCCTGGCGGCCTACGTCAAGGCGGTCAAGGACATCTCCTTCCCGGCACCTGAACATGGGTTCAGCGCATGA
- the pgi gene encoding glucose-6-phosphate isomerase, producing MAYYRTPHDVTALPAWQALKQHRDAMQGFSMREAFAADPKRFEQFSLSSCGLFLDYSKNLITEQTRDLLVDLAREVGLEEAIKAMFSGEIINGSEGRPVLHTALRRPVGDKLNVGGVNVMPEVHKVLNQITELVGRIHDGLWRGYSEKPITDVVNIGIGGSFLGPELVSEALLPYAQRGVRCHYLANIDGSEFHELSAKLRAETTLFIVSSKSFNTLETLKNAQAARTWYLAQGGSEAELYRHFIAVSSNKTAAVAFGIREENIFPMWDWVGGRYSLWSAIGLPIALAIGTANFKELLSGAYTMDQHFQTAPFEKNMPVLLALLGVWYGNFWNASSHAILPYDHYLRNITKHLQQLDMESNGKSVLTDGSPVKTETGPVIWGGVGCNGQHAYHQLLHQGTQMIPADFIVPVVSFNPVADHHQWLYANCLSQSQALMLGKTREEAETELRAKGLNEADVETLAPHKVIPGNRPSNTLVVERISPRRLGALVAMYEHKVFVQSVIWGINAFDQWGVELGKELGKGVYQRLVGSLEESAEDGSTQGLINYFRGRHRG from the coding sequence ATGGCGTATTACCGCACTCCCCACGACGTGACGGCCCTGCCCGCCTGGCAAGCGCTCAAACAGCACCGCGACGCCATGCAGGGGTTCAGCATGCGAGAAGCCTTCGCCGCCGACCCCAAGCGCTTCGAGCAGTTCTCGCTCAGCAGCTGCGGCCTGTTCCTGGACTATTCGAAGAACCTGATTACCGAACAGACCCGCGACCTGCTGGTCGACCTGGCGCGGGAAGTGGGCCTTGAAGAGGCAATCAAGGCCATGTTCAGCGGTGAGATCATCAACGGCTCCGAAGGCCGTCCTGTGCTGCACACCGCCCTGCGCCGCCCGGTCGGCGACAAGCTCAATGTCGGCGGCGTCAACGTGATGCCGGAAGTGCACAAGGTGCTCAACCAGATCACCGAACTGGTAGGACGCATCCATGACGGGCTGTGGCGTGGCTACAGCGAGAAGCCGATCACCGATGTGGTGAACATCGGTATCGGCGGCTCCTTCCTGGGCCCGGAGTTGGTCTCCGAGGCGCTGCTGCCATACGCCCAGCGCGGCGTACGCTGCCATTACCTGGCCAATATCGACGGCAGCGAATTCCATGAGCTGTCAGCCAAGCTGCGCGCCGAGACCACCTTGTTCATCGTTTCGTCGAAATCGTTCAACACCCTCGAAACGCTGAAGAATGCCCAGGCTGCTCGCACCTGGTACCTGGCCCAGGGCGGCTCGGAAGCCGAGCTCTACCGTCACTTCATTGCTGTCTCCAGCAACAAGACTGCGGCCGTGGCGTTTGGTATCCGTGAAGAGAACATCTTCCCGATGTGGGACTGGGTCGGCGGGCGCTATTCGCTGTGGTCGGCCATCGGTTTGCCGATTGCCCTGGCCATCGGCACCGCCAACTTCAAGGAACTGCTGTCCGGGGCCTATACCATGGACCAGCATTTCCAGACTGCGCCGTTCGAGAAGAACATGCCAGTGCTGCTCGCCCTGCTGGGCGTGTGGTACGGCAATTTCTGGAACGCCAGTAGCCACGCCATCCTGCCCTACGATCACTACCTGCGTAACATCACCAAGCACCTGCAACAGCTGGACATGGAGTCCAACGGCAAAAGCGTGCTGACCGATGGCTCGCCGGTGAAGACCGAGACCGGCCCGGTGATCTGGGGCGGCGTCGGCTGCAATGGTCAGCACGCCTACCACCAGTTGCTCCACCAAGGCACCCAGATGATCCCGGCCGACTTCATCGTGCCGGTGGTCAGCTTCAACCCAGTGGCCGACCACCACCAGTGGCTCTACGCCAACTGCCTGTCGCAAAGCCAGGCCCTGATGCTCGGCAAAACGCGCGAGGAAGCAGAAACCGAGTTGCGCGCCAAGGGGCTCAACGAGGCGGACGTGGAAACGCTTGCGCCGCACAAGGTCATCCCGGGCAACCGTCCGAGCAATACGTTGGTGGTCGAGCGCATCAGCCCGCGGCGCCTGGGCGCGCTGGTGGCGATGTACGAACACAAGGTCTTCGTGCAGAGCGTGATCTGGGGCATCAACGCCTTCGACCAGTGGGGCGTCGAACTGGGCAAGGAGCTAGGCAAAGGCGTGTACCAGCGTCTGGTGGGCAGCCTTGAGGAAAGCGCAGAGGACGGCTCGACCCAAGGTCTGATCAACTACTTCCGCGGACGTCACCGCGGTTGA
- a CDS encoding sensor histidine kinase, which yields MPMSFSLTQMILISAAYLLVLFGVAWISERGLIPRSVIRHPLTYTLSLGVYASAWAFYGSVGLAYQYGYGFLACYLGVSGAFLLAPVLLYPILKITRTYQLSSLADLLAFRFRSTWAGALTTVIMLIGVLPLLALQIQAVADSISILTGEPVKARVAFAFCVLIVLFTIFFGSRHIATREKHEGLVFAIAFESVIKLLALGGIGLYALYGVFGGPHELEVWLLQNQTALAALHTPLQEGPWRTLLLVFFASAIVMPHMYHMAFTENLSPRALVSASWGLPLFLLLMSLAVPLVLWAGLRLGASTNPEYFTLGLGIAANNEALALLAYVGGLSAASGLIIVTTLALSGMALNHLVLPLYQPPAEGNIYRWLKWTRRALIVAIITAGFVFYLTQNTHQSLANLGIVAFVATLQFLPGVLSVLYWPTANRRGFIAGLLAGTLVWLVTMLLPLLGNVQGFYIPLLDMIYVLDDTSWHMAAIASLAANVLLFTLISLFTNASSEEVSAAEACAVDNVRRPQRRELHAASPQEFATQLAKPLGAKAAQKEVEQALRDLYLPFDERRPYALRRLRDRIEANLSGLMGPSVAQDMVETFLPYKSGNENYVTEDIHFIESRLEDYHSRLTGLAAELDALRRYHRQTLQELPMGVCSLAKDQEILMWNKAMEELTGIAAKHVVGSRLITIAEPWRGLLEGFINLPDEHLHKQRLALDGQPRWLNLHKAAIDEPLAPGNSGLVLLVEDLTENQALEEKLVHSERLASIGRLAAGVAHEIGNPITGIACLAQNLREEREDDGEIIELSSQILEQTKRVSRIVQSLMSFAHAGGSHQNNEEPVALAEVAQDAIGLLALNRRNFEVQFFNLCDPDHWAEGDPQRLAQVLINLLSNARDASPPGSAVRVRSEASEHTVDLIVEDEGSGIPKNIMDRLFEPFFTTKDPGEGTGLGLALVYSIVEEHYGQITIDSPADPDRQCGTRIRVTLPRHVVATSPDIRDRREN from the coding sequence ATGCCGATGAGCTTTAGCCTGACCCAGATGATCCTGATCAGCGCCGCCTACCTGCTGGTGCTGTTCGGCGTGGCCTGGATCAGCGAGCGCGGGCTGATCCCGCGCTCGGTCATCCGCCATCCCCTGACCTACACGTTGTCCTTGGGCGTCTACGCCAGCGCCTGGGCCTTCTACGGCTCGGTAGGTCTGGCCTACCAATACGGCTATGGTTTCCTTGCCTGCTACCTGGGCGTGTCCGGCGCCTTTCTGTTGGCCCCCGTTCTGCTCTATCCGATCCTCAAGATCACCCGCACCTACCAGCTCTCTTCGCTGGCCGACCTGCTGGCCTTTCGCTTTCGCAGCACCTGGGCCGGCGCCCTGACCACGGTGATCATGCTGATCGGCGTGCTGCCGCTACTGGCCCTGCAAATACAGGCGGTGGCCGACTCCATCAGCATCCTCACCGGCGAGCCGGTCAAGGCACGGGTCGCCTTCGCCTTCTGTGTGCTGATCGTGCTGTTCACCATCTTCTTCGGCTCGCGGCACATCGCCACCCGCGAAAAACACGAAGGCCTGGTGTTCGCCATCGCCTTCGAGTCGGTGATCAAGCTGCTGGCACTGGGCGGCATCGGCCTGTATGCGCTGTACGGCGTGTTCGGAGGTCCGCACGAGTTGGAAGTCTGGCTGCTGCAGAACCAGACCGCACTGGCAGCCTTGCACACCCCGCTGCAGGAAGGCCCATGGCGCACCTTGCTGCTGGTATTCTTCGCCTCGGCCATCGTCATGCCGCACATGTACCACATGGCCTTCACCGAGAACCTCAGTCCCCGCGCCCTGGTCAGTGCCAGTTGGGGCCTGCCGCTGTTCCTGCTGCTGATGAGCCTGGCGGTGCCGCTGGTGCTGTGGGCCGGTCTGCGCCTGGGCGCGAGCACCAATCCAGAGTACTTCACACTGGGCCTGGGCATCGCCGCCAATAACGAAGCGCTGGCCTTGCTGGCCTATGTCGGCGGGCTTTCCGCCGCCAGCGGCCTGATCATCGTCACCACCCTGGCGCTGTCGGGCATGGCGCTCAATCACCTGGTGCTGCCGCTGTACCAGCCACCGGCCGAGGGCAATATCTACCGCTGGCTGAAGTGGACCCGTCGCGCCCTGATCGTGGCGATCATCACCGCGGGCTTTGTCTTCTACCTGACCCAGAATACCCACCAGAGCCTGGCCAACCTAGGCATCGTCGCCTTCGTCGCCACCCTGCAGTTCCTGCCCGGCGTGCTCTCGGTGCTGTACTGGCCGACCGCCAACCGCCGCGGCTTCATCGCGGGCCTGCTGGCTGGCACCCTGGTCTGGCTGGTGACCATGCTGCTGCCACTGCTGGGCAACGTGCAAGGCTTCTACATTCCCCTGCTGGACATGATCTACGTACTGGACGACACCAGTTGGCACATGGCAGCCATCGCTTCGCTGGCCGCCAACGTCCTGCTGTTTACCTTGATATCGCTGTTCACCAATGCCAGCAGCGAGGAAGTCAGCGCCGCCGAGGCCTGTGCCGTCGACAACGTGCGCCGCCCACAGCGTCGCGAACTGCACGCTGCCTCACCCCAGGAGTTCGCCACCCAACTGGCCAAGCCGCTGGGGGCCAAGGCCGCACAGAAAGAGGTCGAGCAGGCCCTGCGCGACCTCTACCTGCCGTTCGACGAGCGCCGTCCCTACGCCCTGCGTCGACTACGTGATCGCATCGAAGCCAACCTTTCGGGACTCATGGGTCCCAGCGTGGCCCAAGACATGGTCGAGACCTTCTTGCCCTACAAGTCCGGGAACGAGAACTACGTCACCGAAGACATCCACTTCATCGAAAGCCGGCTGGAAGACTACCACTCGCGCTTGACCGGCCTTGCCGCCGAGCTCGACGCCCTGCGCCGCTATCACCGCCAGACGCTTCAGGAACTGCCCATGGGCGTCTGCTCGCTGGCCAAGGATCAAGAGATCCTGATGTGGAACAAGGCCATGGAGGAACTGACCGGGATCGCCGCCAAGCATGTGGTGGGGTCGCGCCTGATCACCATCGCCGAACCCTGGCGCGGTTTGCTCGAAGGCTTCATCAACCTGCCTGACGAGCACCTGCACAAACAACGCCTGGCGCTCGACGGCCAGCCGCGCTGGCTCAACCTGCACAAGGCGGCGATCGACGAACCGCTGGCTCCGGGCAACAGCGGCCTGGTGCTGCTGGTCGAAGACCTCACCGAAAACCAGGCGCTGGAGGAGAAGCTGGTGCACTCCGAACGTCTGGCCAGCATCGGTCGCCTGGCGGCGGGCGTGGCTCACGAGATCGGCAACCCGATCACCGGCATCGCCTGCCTGGCGCAGAACCTGCGCGAGGAACGCGAAGACGACGGTGAGATCATCGAGCTGTCCAGCCAGATCCTTGAGCAGACCAAACGCGTGTCACGCATTGTCCAGTCACTGATGAGCTTCGCCCACGCCGGTGGCAGCCATCAGAACAACGAAGAACCGGTGGCCCTGGCCGAGGTGGCGCAGGATGCGATCGGGCTGCTGGCCCTGAACCGGCGCAATTTCGAGGTGCAGTTCTTCAACCTGTGTGACCCCGACCATTGGGCCGAAGGCGATCCGCAGCGCCTGGCCCAGGTATTGATCAACCTGCTGTCCAACGCCCGCGATGCCTCGCCACCGGGCAGTGCGGTGCGTGTGCGTAGCGAAGCGAGCGAACACACCGTCGACCTGATCGTCGAAGACGAAGGCAGCGGCATTCCGAAAAACATCATGGATCGCCTGTTCGAGCCGTTCTTCACCACCAAGGATCCAGGCGAAGGAACCGGACTGGGGCTTGCGCTGGTCTATTCCATCGTGGAAGAGCATTATGGGCAAATCACCATCGACAGCCCGGCCGATCCTGATCGGCAATGTGGCACACGGATCCGCGTGACCCTGCCCCGGCATGTCGTAGCGACGTCCCCTGACATTCGAGACCGTCGAGAGAATTGA
- the gluQRS gene encoding tRNA glutamyl-Q(34) synthetase GluQRS, with product MKDSRYIGRFAPTPSGFLHFGSLVAALASWLDARAAGGRWLLRMEDTDPPREMPGARDAILQTLERYGLHWDGEVVFQSQRHDAYAAVVDRLFSMGLAYACTCSRKQLEGHGGLYPGFCRNAGHARENAAIRIRVPELIYRFDDRVQGRFEQHLGREVGDFVIQRRDGLYAYQLAVVLDDAWQGVTDIVRGADLLDNTPRQLYLQELLGFSQPRYLHIPLITQPDGHKLGKTYRSPPLPAEQATPLLLRALRALGQQAPATLSSAPPSEVLAQAIAQWRPDAIPARPSLPEAELS from the coding sequence ATGAAAGACTCCCGCTATATAGGCCGCTTCGCCCCCACTCCCAGCGGTTTCCTGCACTTCGGCTCACTGGTCGCCGCCCTGGCCTCCTGGCTCGACGCACGCGCCGCAGGCGGCCGATGGTTGCTACGCATGGAAGACACCGATCCGCCCCGCGAGATGCCTGGCGCGCGCGACGCCATTCTGCAGACGCTGGAGCGCTACGGCCTGCACTGGGACGGCGAGGTGGTCTTCCAGAGTCAGCGCCACGACGCCTACGCCGCCGTGGTCGATCGGCTGTTCAGCATGGGCCTGGCCTACGCCTGTACCTGCTCGCGCAAGCAGCTCGAGGGGCATGGCGGCCTCTATCCCGGCTTTTGTCGCAACGCGGGCCATGCTCGCGAAAACGCGGCCATCCGCATCCGGGTCCCTGAACTGATCTACCGCTTCGACGACCGCGTGCAAGGTCGCTTCGAGCAGCATTTGGGCCGCGAGGTGGGCGATTTCGTCATCCAGCGTCGCGACGGACTGTACGCCTATCAACTGGCGGTGGTCCTGGACGATGCCTGGCAGGGAGTTACCGACATCGTGCGTGGCGCCGACCTGCTCGACAACACACCGCGCCAGCTGTACCTCCAGGAATTGCTCGGCTTCTCGCAGCCGCGCTACCTGCACATCCCGTTGATCACCCAACCTGACGGCCACAAACTGGGCAAGACCTACCGCTCGCCGCCGCTGCCGGCCGAACAGGCGACACCGCTGCTGCTACGAGCACTTCGAGCGCTGGGTCAGCAGGCACCGGCAACGCTGTCGAGCGCGCCCCCCAGTGAGGTGCTGGCCCAGGCGATCGCGCAATGGCGCCCCGACGCAATCCCGGCGCGGCCCTCGTTACCCGAGGCCGAACTGAGCTGA
- a CDS encoding sigma-54-dependent transcriptional regulator, translated as MPHILIVEDETIIRSALRRLLERNQYQVSEAGSVQEAQERFSIASFDLIVSDLRLPGAPGTELIKLGEGKPVLIMTSYASLRSAVDSMKMGAVDYIAKPFDHDEMLQAVARILRDRQSAFASATTAAEPSRPGKGGAAEKPMNAPANGEIGIIGACAPMQDLFSKIRKVAPTDSNVLIQGESGTGKELVARALHNLSRRAKAPMISVNCAAIPETLIESELFGHEKGAFTGASAGRAGLVEAADGGTLFLDEIGELPLEAQARLLRVLQEGEIRRVGSVQSQKVDVRLIAATHRDLKNLAKAGQFREDLYYRLHVIALKLPALRERGSDVNQIADAFLARQSARIGRDDLHFAADAEQAIRHYHWPGNVRELENAVERAVILSESPEISADLLGIDIELADLDDDMLEGLHPAGGVSTSNASHEPTEDLSLEDYFQHFVLEHQDHMTETELARKLGVSRKCLWERRQRLGIPRRKSNVASEN; from the coding sequence ATGCCGCACATTCTGATCGTCGAAGACGAAACCATCATTCGCTCGGCCCTGCGCCGACTGCTGGAACGCAACCAGTATCAGGTCAGCGAAGCCGGCTCGGTACAGGAAGCCCAGGAGCGCTTCAGCATTGCCTCCTTCGATTTGATCGTCAGCGACCTGCGCCTGCCCGGCGCTCCCGGGACCGAACTGATCAAGCTCGGAGAAGGCAAGCCGGTGTTGATCATGACCAGCTATGCCAGCCTGCGCTCGGCAGTCGATTCGATGAAGATGGGCGCGGTGGACTACATCGCCAAACCGTTCGACCACGATGAAATGCTGCAAGCCGTCGCCCGCATTCTGCGCGACCGCCAAAGTGCTTTCGCCAGCGCCACCACTGCCGCCGAACCAAGCCGCCCCGGCAAGGGTGGGGCAGCCGAAAAGCCCATGAATGCCCCGGCCAATGGCGAGATCGGCATCATCGGCGCCTGTGCGCCCATGCAGGACCTGTTCAGTAAAATCCGCAAAGTCGCGCCCACCGACTCCAATGTGCTGATCCAGGGCGAGTCCGGCACCGGCAAGGAGCTGGTGGCCCGCGCGCTGCACAACCTCTCGCGCCGCGCCAAGGCGCCGATGATTTCCGTCAACTGCGCGGCGATTCCGGAGACCCTGATCGAATCCGAGCTGTTCGGCCACGAAAAAGGCGCCTTCACCGGTGCCAGCGCCGGCCGCGCCGGCCTGGTGGAGGCGGCAGACGGTGGCACTCTGTTCCTCGACGAAATCGGCGAGTTGCCGCTAGAGGCCCAGGCTCGCCTGTTGCGTGTGCTTCAGGAAGGCGAGATCCGCCGGGTCGGATCGGTGCAGTCGCAAAAGGTCGATGTGCGCCTGATCGCCGCCACCCACCGTGACCTGAAGAACCTTGCCAAAGCAGGACAGTTCCGCGAAGACCTCTACTACCGCCTGCATGTCATCGCCCTCAAGTTGCCGGCCCTGCGCGAGCGCGGCAGCGATGTCAACCAGATCGCCGATGCCTTCCTCGCTCGCCAGAGCGCACGCATCGGCCGCGACGACCTGCATTTCGCGGCCGATGCCGAGCAGGCCATTCGTCATTACCATTGGCCCGGGAACGTGCGTGAACTGGAAAACGCGGTCGAGCGGGCAGTCATCCTCAGCGAAAGTCCGGAAATATCGGCCGATCTGTTGGGCATCGATATCGAATTGGCCGACCTGGACGACGACATGCTCGAAGGTCTTCACCCAGCAGGTGGCGTCAGCACCAGCAACGCCAGCCACGAACCTACCGAGGACCTGTCGCTGGAAGACTATTTCCAGCATTTCGTACTCGAGCATCAGGACCACATGACCGAAACCGAACTGGCACGAAAACTCGGCGTCAGTCGCAAATGCTTGTGGGAACGGCGCCAGCGCCTGGGCATCCCGCGACGCAAGAGTAACGTAGCCAGCGAAAACTGA